The Actinomyces wuliandei genome contains the following window.
AACAGGCCGCCTCCGAAGGCGAGTGCAAGCATGAGCACCTGGGCAACCGCTACTGCTGCTTTGGAACCTAGCAGGTACCCAATCGCGATTCCGATCAACATAGATGGGGCAGAGGTGACAAGCAGGGCTGCGATTCCCGCAAGCAGGCGAGGCAGAGTGAGCGAGGCTTCCGTGCTGAAGGCTGCAAGTAAGATTAGCGGAATTACCGATGCTGCGGAAAGTACTCCTGATGACAGGAGGTAGGATAATAGCCTAGATCCTGCTCCGCAGGGCAGTGTCCGGGTATAAGTGCCCCAAGGGCGTTCTCTCGCCTGGGAAACTTCCGTGGCGAACTGGAACAAGGAATTGACCATAACGCCGAATACGGCCAGGCCAATCACTGCGCTGGTGGCTAGTTCCGAGTCTTCTGCAACCGCGCGTTGCGGTACGACAAAGAACAGTAGGCCGATGCTGGGAGCGAAGAGACCCATGAGGATGCTGATGGGTATTCTCACGGCTTCACTGAGCTGGAACTTAGCTTGTACTAGGGCTAGGTAGATGGGGTTCTTAAGCGTTGTCGTGCTCATCGATTATCCTCGTGTTGCGGCTGGCGGCGGAGAGTGCATTGTTAACGACTTCGATGTTGTTGAGTGTGCCTGTGTTATGCAGTGCCCAGCGCAAGGTTTCGTCTAGGTCGTCGGTGATGAACTCTAGTACTCCGTTGCGGTAGTGGGACTCACCGTGGCGGTAGATTGCGTGGTAGGCATCTGGGGTGGTGGTCGAGATCCGCACCTTTGCTAGTCTGCTTGCCGCTCGGATATCTGTGATAGGTGCGTCTTGGACGACTCGTCCTTCTTTGAGGGCGACTACTCGCTGGGACAATCGTTCGATGTCTTCCAAGTAGTGGCTCGTGACTATTAATGTAGTACCGGCATCGACTCGTGCTGCTACTCGCGTCCACAGCAGTTCTCGTGATTCATCATCCAGGCCG
Protein-coding sequences here:
- a CDS encoding ABC transporter permease; amino-acid sequence: MSTTTLKNPIYLALVQAKFQLSEAVRIPISILMGLFAPSIGLLFFVVPQRAVAEDSELATSAVIGLAVFGVMVNSLFQFATEVSQARERPWGTYTRTLPCGAGSRLLSYLLSSGVLSAASVIPLILLAAFSTEASLTLPRLLAGIAALLVTSAPSMLIGIAIGYLLGSKAAVAVAQVLMLALAFGGGLFIPPHAFPEQFATVSLAMPTRSALELSSWATGVGTEHFAPALVGFFTWTIGLTVICLIRASRDSDREYDS